The genomic window GATCCGGAGCGGATTCAGCTGCTGCGCACCTTCGCCAACCAGATCGCGCTGGCGCTCGAGCGCGCGCGACTGGTGGAGCAGGCCGAGCGCGCCGAGATCGAGGTCGAAGCCGAACGCACCCGCAACGCGCTCCTGAGCTCGGTGTCGCACGACCTGCGCACGCCGCTCGCCGCGATTCTCGGCGCCGCCACCAGTCTGCGCGACGACGCCGGCCGTTTGCCCGCCGAAACGCGCCACGAGCTGGCCGACACCATCGCCGACGAGGCGACGCACTTGAACCGCCTGGTCGGCGATCTGCTGGACGTGACCCGGCTCGAATCGGGAGCGCTGCCTCTTCATCGCGACTGGCACTCGGTGCAGGAGCTGGTGGGCGTCGCCCTGGGCCGTCTCGAGGCGCAGATCGGCAGCCGCGTGGTGCGGCTCGACCTGTCGCCCGAACTGCCGCTGGTGTCGCTCGACGACGTGCTGTTCGGGCAGGTGCTGATCAATCTGATCGAGAACGCGCTTCGCTACAGCCCGGAATCGAGCCCGATCGAGATCTCGGCGCGCATCGAAGGCGGCGAGCTGGTGCTCGAAGTGGCGGATCGCGGGCCGGGACTCCCGCCTGGCGAGGAGTCGAAGGTGTTCGACAAGTTCTACCGTGGTGATGGTCCAGCGAAGCGCGGCGGCGTGGGACTCGGGCTCACCATCAGCCGAGGCATCGTGGAGGCGCACGACGGCACGCTGACCGCCGAGAACCGGCCGGGCGGTGGCGCGTGCTTCCGCATCCGCCTGCCGGCGAGCGCCGACGCGCCGCTGGTGGAGCCGGAGTCGCGGGAGCGCTCATGAACGCCGGCGCCGCGAGCACGCCCGCGCCGCTGGTGCTGGTGGTGGAGGACGACGCTCCGATTCGCCGCTTCCTGCGCGCGGCGCTCGAAGCCAACGGCTATCGGCTTCGCGAAGCGCTCACCGGCAAGGAAGGGCTCGCGCTCGCCGCCACCGACGTGCCCGATCTGGTGCTGCTCGACCTCGGGCTTCCCGATATCCCGGGGCTGGAAGTCGTAAGGCGCCTGCGGGAGTGGAGTCGGGTGCCGATTGTGGTGGTCTCGGCGCGCGGACAGGAGCAGGACAAGATTCTCGCGCTCGACGCCGGCGCCGACGATTACGTCACCAAGCCGTTCGCGATGGGCGAGCTGCTGGCGCGCCTGCGCGTCGCGTTCCGGCATCGCGCGCGCGGCGAATCGGACGACGAAGGCATGATCGAATCGGGTGAGCTGCGCGTCGATCTCGCGCGAAGGCGCGTGACGATCGGGGACGCCGAGGTGCGGCTGACGCCAATCGAATATCGATTGCTGGCGGAGCTGGCGCGACACGCCGGGCGCGTCCTGACGCACGAGCATCTGCTGCGCGAAGTGTGGGGGCCCTCGCACGTGCGCGATCATCACTATCTGCGCGTCTACACGGCACAGCTTCGCCAGAAGCTCGAGCGCGAACCGGCGCGGCCGAAGCTGCTGATCACCGAACCGGGCGTGGGCTACCGTCTGGCGATGCCGTGATGTGCTAGCATTCGATCGTTCCCGGGGGCCCTGTGTGCTCCCGCCTCTTCAACCGGTGGACCTGTGCGCCTCCGCAGAAAGGAAAGGACGACACCATGACCTCCCGCTCCGCTGATCCG from Candidatus Sulfotelmatobacter sp. includes these protein-coding regions:
- a CDS encoding response regulator: MNAGAASTPAPLVLVVEDDAPIRRFLRAALEANGYRLREALTGKEGLALAATDVPDLVLLDLGLPDIPGLEVVRRLREWSRVPIVVVSARGQEQDKILALDAGADDYVTKPFAMGELLARLRVAFRHRARGESDDEGMIESGELRVDLARRRVTIGDAEVRLTPIEYRLLAELARHAGRVLTHEHLLREVWGPSHVRDHHYLRVYTAQLRQKLEREPARPKLLITEPGVGYRLAMP